A stretch of Portunus trituberculatus isolate SZX2019 chromosome 48, ASM1759143v1, whole genome shotgun sequence DNA encodes these proteins:
- the LOC123498660 gene encoding transcription factor Adf-1-like, with the protein MLVSLVWTRLRAADMYHPHQSSDGSAWYGWTMEWTKEQKFMLIELYQSHPVLWDPTDPTYKNKVKKLDAWRSISQALAVERAEVEKKMKTLIGQFRREQKKRNAKSGAGTGDAYISTWFAFKSMKFLLTRNRPHPTNDCGIRVSSSASSLVAMVLGSD; encoded by the coding sequence ATGTTGGTATCGCTGGTGTGGACGAGGCTACGAGCTGCTGACATGTATCATCCACACCAGTCAAGCGACGGCAGTGCATGGTATGGTTGGACAATGGAGTGGACCAAGGAGCAGAAATTCATGTTGATTGAACTGTATCAGTCACACCCAGTGTTATGGGATCCAACAGATCCAACATACAAGaacaaagtgaaaaaattaGATGCTTGGAGAAGCATCTCACAGGCACTGGCAGTAGAACGAGCTGAggtagaaaagaagatgaagacttTGATTGGCCAGTTCCGGAGggagcagaaaaaaaggaatgcgAAGTCTGGAGCTGGAACGGGTGATGCATATATAAGCACGTGGTTTGCATTTAAGAGCATGAAGTTCCTGCTAACTAGAAACAGACCACATCCTACAAACGACTGTGGTATCAGGGTAAGCAGTAGCGCATCTTCCCTCGTCGCCATGGTGCTGGGTAGTGACTGA